One Paenibacillus crassostreae DNA segment encodes these proteins:
- a CDS encoding TIGR00730 family Rossman fold protein yields the protein MKTICVFAGSNLGNHPEYQLKAAELGLYMAQRDYRLVYGGSNMGLMGEIANTVLTNGGEATGVMPRGLFSSEIAHLKLTQFIEVEGMHERKATMGKLADGFIALPGGFGTYEELFEVLCWSQIGIHNKPIGILNVNGYYDPLLNLVNHSIQAGFSNETNRNLFVSSSDPKDLIQQMENYIPQGVENKWKQTT from the coding sequence ATGAAGACAATTTGTGTATTTGCAGGCTCCAATCTCGGAAATCACCCAGAATATCAGTTAAAAGCTGCTGAATTAGGCCTTTATATGGCACAACGAGATTATCGCCTAGTCTATGGTGGATCGAACATGGGATTGATGGGTGAGATTGCGAATACTGTTCTTACAAATGGTGGTGAAGCGACTGGTGTTATGCCCAGAGGCCTATTTAGTAGCGAAATCGCTCATCTGAAACTAACGCAATTCATTGAAGTAGAAGGTATGCATGAACGTAAAGCTACGATGGGTAAATTAGCAGATGGATTTATAGCTTTACCTGGTGGATTTGGAACGTATGAAGAATTATTCGAGGTTCTGTGTTGGTCACAGATTGGAATACACAACAAACCAATTGGGATATTAAATGTTAATGGTTACTATGATCCCCTGCTGAATTTGGTTAATCACAGTATTCAAGCAGGGTTCTCTAACGAAACTAATCGTAACTTATTCGTTAGCTCAAGCGATCCGAAGGATCTCATCCAGCAAATGGAGAATTATATTCCGCAAGGTGTGGAGAATAAATGGAAACAAACAACCTAA
- a CDS encoding alpha/beta hydrolase family protein, whose product MIFHVTYLSDGLKVKGYLSLPYGYHLPTSDLESLIGQFYGSTELTITEVASSIQPESRDLRSQQWPVFIYCRGGIGNVGRVKTTWIEEFSNFEHIIFAPTYRGNEGSEGRDEFGGSDQEDVLSAYHLLANLPFVDEKRISIMGFSRGSINATQTATQVSEVHKLILWAGVSDLAQTYEERIDLRKMLKRVIGGSPNKTPESFQIRSPIYLADKIKCPVLIMHGNQDTQVDFSQGQNMYNKLVELGVTTEFHQYDGCDHHLPQQAHLTAVDRMFQWITQI is encoded by the coding sequence ATGATCTTTCACGTCACATATTTATCCGATGGATTAAAGGTAAAAGGATATCTTAGCCTTCCTTATGGGTACCATCTTCCTACCTCCGACTTAGAGTCCTTAATTGGACAATTTTATGGCTCAACAGAGCTTACAATTACGGAAGTTGCTAGCTCTATTCAACCTGAATCGAGAGATCTTCGTTCTCAACAATGGCCTGTATTCATCTATTGTCGGGGAGGTATTGGAAATGTAGGACGAGTCAAAACAACGTGGATCGAGGAATTTTCGAATTTTGAACATATTATTTTTGCTCCTACTTATCGAGGTAATGAAGGTAGCGAAGGTCGCGATGAATTCGGAGGAAGTGATCAGGAAGATGTTCTATCTGCTTATCATCTTCTAGCTAACCTTCCTTTTGTGGATGAGAAGCGTATTTCAATTATGGGATTTTCACGAGGATCGATCAATGCAACACAAACGGCAACACAAGTCTCTGAAGTTCATAAATTAATCCTGTGGGCTGGTGTATCCGACCTTGCGCAAACTTATGAGGAAAGGATTGATCTTCGTAAAATGTTGAAACGAGTCATTGGTGGCTCACCAAATAAAACACCAGAATCTTTTCAAATACGTTCTCCAATCTATCTGGCTGACAAAATCAAATGCCCTGTACTTATTATGCACGGAAACCAAGATACCCAAGTAGATTTCAGTCAAGGGCAAAATATGTATAATAAACTTGTTGAATTGGGCGTTACTACTGAATTTCATCAATATGATGGTTGCGACCATCACCTTCCACAGCAGGCTCATCTTACCGCGGTTGACCGAATGTTTCAGTGGATTACGCAAATTTAA
- a CDS encoding YetF domain-containing protein, with amino-acid sequence MFIDTQYQPVTPIDMNIATQPFTLIRPIIIEGKANVSLLREFGKDLNWLSTKIGPTYSEIRDVILATIDDNENVRVYSNPN; translated from the coding sequence GTGTTCATTGATACACAATACCAACCGGTCACACCAATAGATATGAATATAGCGACACAACCATTCACTCTGATAAGACCCATTATCATAGAAGGTAAAGCCAACGTTTCCCTTCTTAGAGAATTCGGGAAAGACCTTAACTGGCTCTCAACAAAGATAGGACCTACTTATTCTGAAATCAGAGATGTCATATTAGCGACCATTGACGACAACGAAAATGTGCGGGTATACTCTAACCCTAACTAA
- a CDS encoding ribonuclease J — protein MVTKGNALSIFALGGVNEIGKNMYVLQYEDDIIVIDCGSKFPDESLLGIDLIIPDISYLLENSDKVRAIIVTHGHEDHIGGIPYILKQMNVPIYGTRLTLGLIEIKLKEHGLLRNTELNPIDPELNFTLGSIGLSFFRINHSIPDCVGIVFDTPEGIVVHTGDFKFDLTPVNEQHPDLYRLAEIGHKGVLALLSESTNAERPGFTPSERIVGAHIEDAFTKAKQKIFISTFASNVHRLQQVIEASIKTHRKVALLGRSMVNVVSIAIELGYLHAPEGMIIDVNEVNKYAPHEIVVLCTGSQGEPMAALSRLASSNHRQLEILAGDTVILAATAIPGNERNVSRIVDNLFQLKANVIYGSGSVTGMHVSGHASQEEMKLMLAFMKPKYFIPIHGEFRMLHQHRLLAETMGVDKDNIFIVNNGDVVDIHNQEARQTRKVSNGNTLVDGLGIGDVGTIVLRDRKLLSEDGILIVVITLNKMDGKIISGPDVISRGFVYVRESERLIDEVNAITLKAINQLQENKITQWSIYKQTIKESVGNYLYTNTKRRPIILPIIIEV, from the coding sequence ATGGTCACAAAGGGAAATGCACTGTCAATTTTTGCATTAGGTGGCGTGAATGAAATTGGAAAGAACATGTATGTGCTTCAATACGAGGATGATATTATTGTGATTGACTGTGGTTCCAAATTTCCTGATGAGAGTTTATTGGGGATTGACCTAATCATTCCTGATATATCTTATTTATTGGAGAACAGCGACAAGGTTAGAGCTATCATTGTCACACATGGTCATGAAGATCATATCGGTGGGATACCGTACATTTTGAAACAAATGAATGTCCCCATATATGGAACGAGATTAACATTGGGACTAATCGAGATTAAACTGAAAGAACATGGGTTACTTAGAAATACTGAATTGAACCCAATCGATCCTGAATTAAATTTTACATTAGGTTCAATTGGCCTTAGCTTTTTTAGAATTAATCACAGTATCCCTGATTGCGTTGGTATTGTATTTGATACACCTGAAGGAATCGTTGTACATACTGGAGATTTTAAATTCGATTTAACACCGGTGAATGAACAACATCCAGATCTATATCGATTAGCCGAGATCGGGCATAAAGGTGTATTAGCTCTATTGTCAGAGAGCACCAATGCGGAACGTCCGGGATTCACCCCCTCTGAACGTATAGTAGGAGCTCATATCGAGGATGCTTTTACCAAAGCTAAACAGAAAATATTCATTTCAACCTTTGCTTCTAATGTTCACCGATTGCAGCAGGTTATTGAAGCTTCCATAAAAACACATCGAAAAGTCGCATTGCTGGGTAGAAGTATGGTTAACGTTGTCTCGATTGCCATCGAATTAGGTTATTTACATGCCCCCGAAGGAATGATTATTGATGTAAACGAAGTGAATAAGTATGCTCCACATGAGATCGTCGTCCTTTGTACTGGAAGTCAAGGCGAACCTATGGCAGCTTTATCACGATTAGCTAGTTCCAATCACAGACAATTAGAAATTCTAGCAGGGGATACCGTTATTCTTGCTGCAACAGCTATCCCAGGAAATGAACGGAATGTATCACGAATTGTCGACAATCTATTCCAATTAAAGGCAAATGTCATTTACGGATCTGGCTCTGTAACCGGTATGCATGTATCTGGACATGCTAGTCAAGAAGAGATGAAGTTAATGCTTGCATTCATGAAACCGAAATACTTCATACCTATCCATGGTGAATTTCGAATGCTTCATCAACATCGATTGCTAGCTGAAACTATGGGTGTAGACAAAGATAACATTTTCATCGTGAATAACGGTGATGTTGTAGATATTCATAATCAAGAAGCTAGGCAAACTCGAAAAGTATCGAATGGGAATACTCTCGTTGATGGATTAGGTATAGGAGATGTCGGAACGATTGTTCTTCGAGATCGCAAACTACTATCCGAAGATGGCATTCTGATTGTTGTAATCACACTCAATAAAATGGATGGCAAAATCATATCCGGTCCAGATGTTATTTCACGTGGATTTGTGTATGTGCGTGAATCTGAGCGTTTGATAGATGAAGTTAACGCTATTACATTGAAAGCCATCAACCAGTTGCAGGAGAACAAAATTACACAATGGAGTATTTATAAACAAACGATTAAGGAGTCTGTTGGAAACTACTTGTATACGAATACGAAAAGAAGACCCATCATCCTCCCTATTATTATAGAGGTCTGA
- a CDS encoding L,D-transpeptidase family protein, producing MIEEVHANQINSELIVVNKKINKLAYFKDGELVREFAVATGKSPSLTPEGKFKIVNKIKNRPYYKEKIPGGDPRNPLGDRWIGLEVNGTLGTTYAIHGNSNKNSIGKYVSAGCIRMYNDEVHWLFDQVKKDTFVVITTSELTFEEIAIKNGYQMGIELFEGKVIINGVERELSQPLQIVDSQIFIPMRECLELLGANVQWSNRSQMVTIKMGSRTISHKPLTNKATVNGESITITASRYQGTSVMLPLRNILELSAVEVEWDNKNKVITLTNE from the coding sequence ATGATCGAGGAGGTGCATGCCAATCAGATTAATTCAGAACTGATCGTTGTCAACAAAAAAATTAACAAATTAGCTTATTTCAAAGATGGTGAACTAGTAAGGGAATTTGCAGTAGCCACGGGTAAAAGCCCAAGTCTGACCCCTGAAGGGAAATTTAAAATTGTAAACAAGATTAAAAATAGACCGTATTACAAAGAGAAAATTCCTGGAGGTGATCCGCGAAATCCGTTAGGTGATCGATGGATCGGGCTTGAAGTGAATGGAACACTTGGAACGACTTATGCGATTCACGGGAACAGTAACAAGAATTCAATCGGTAAATATGTAAGTGCAGGATGCATTCGTATGTACAATGATGAGGTTCATTGGCTTTTTGACCAAGTGAAGAAAGACACCTTTGTTGTCATTACAACATCTGAGTTAACATTTGAGGAAATTGCGATTAAGAATGGCTATCAGATGGGGATTGAATTATTTGAAGGGAAAGTGATCATTAACGGAGTAGAGCGTGAGTTAAGCCAACCACTTCAGATTGTTGATTCACAAATCTTTATTCCGATGAGGGAATGCTTAGAGTTACTAGGAGCTAATGTACAGTGGAGTAATAGGAGTCAAATGGTCACAATTAAAATGGGTAGCCGTACAATATCACATAAGCCACTGACGAATAAAGCAACGGTTAATGGCGAATCAATCACCATTACAGCATCAAGATATCAGGGTACGTCTGTTATGCTTCCACTTCGAAATATACTAGAATTATCAGCAGTAGAAGTAGAATGGGATAACAAGAATAAAGTTATAACTCTAACAAATGAGTAA
- a CDS encoding glycosyl hydrolase family 8 yields the protein MKIKVMLGIGICILLATCLIVYDQMINHSSHNFMTTYKTSNQYGLDIPNHDNKRDLIQFVDNQMLGEYGVYTNYQDSEQMMDVATGHEVLSESEGLLLRYYAFTKQQNAFDMAWKQAQQTLNLSSGFSYRYSPKLDQRYSLNAAVDDLRIIRALYEAGAVFEDQKYTEEADRYSERFYEYNVKRNYMYDFYDEKYRVTNSYITLCYINLLTLQMFPNNLDHDEQLYSNMLEIIQNGYLSDKFPMYETRYRYDTNSYTSENINTVESLLTILALSEAEQQNSHSIRYLKEQIKSGTLYGQYTPEGTPTNEIQSTAIYAITAMIGSVIGDKELYEGSIQRMLTYQIHDSASPLNGSFGDVRTQTVYSFDNLMALLAFVY from the coding sequence ATGAAGATTAAAGTTATGCTAGGGATAGGAATATGTATTCTACTAGCTACTTGTCTGATTGTATATGATCAGATGATTAATCATTCAAGTCACAATTTCATGACAACCTACAAGACTTCAAATCAATATGGATTGGATATTCCCAATCATGATAATAAACGTGACTTAATCCAATTTGTTGATAATCAAATGTTAGGTGAATATGGTGTTTATACGAATTACCAGGATAGTGAACAAATGATGGACGTAGCAACGGGCCATGAAGTACTGAGTGAATCAGAAGGCTTACTGTTACGTTATTATGCGTTTACTAAGCAGCAGAATGCATTTGATATGGCATGGAAGCAAGCTCAACAAACGTTAAATCTATCATCCGGATTTAGTTATCGATATAGCCCTAAATTAGATCAACGCTACTCTCTGAATGCAGCTGTGGATGATTTGCGCATTATCCGTGCCCTTTATGAAGCTGGAGCGGTATTCGAGGATCAGAAGTATACAGAGGAAGCAGATCGCTATAGCGAACGATTCTACGAATATAACGTAAAAAGAAACTATATGTATGATTTCTACGATGAGAAGTATCGCGTTACCAACTCTTATATTACTTTATGTTATATCAATTTATTAACACTTCAAATGTTTCCGAATAATTTAGATCATGATGAACAATTGTATTCCAATATGCTAGAAATAATTCAGAATGGTTATCTATCCGACAAGTTCCCAATGTATGAAACTCGCTACCGATATGACACAAATTCCTACACCTCCGAAAATATTAATACCGTGGAATCATTATTGACCATTCTTGCTCTTTCTGAAGCGGAGCAGCAGAATTCGCATAGTATCCGCTATCTCAAAGAACAAATTAAGAGTGGAACATTATATGGACAATACACTCCAGAAGGAACTCCAACGAATGAAATTCAATCTACCGCCATCTATGCCATTACAGCCATGATTGGATCTGTGATCGGTGATAAAGAGCTCTACGAAGGAAGTATTCAGCGAATGCTAACTTATCAGATTCATGATTCGGCAAGTCCTTTGAATGGAAGTTTTGGGGATGTAAGGACACAAACAGTATATTCCTTTGATAATTTAATGGCTTTGTTAGCCTTTGTGTACTAG
- a CDS encoding glycosyltransferase family 2 protein: MTFADILMLISVICIWSLLLVNVVLIIAGYLYYVQVENEPDMELEGELPFVSIMVPAHNEGIVITKTVESLLALDYPHDRYEIIVINDNSTDDSSELLGQLQIRYSKRQLIIMNTDSVTGGKGKSNALNIGFAQSKGELIAIYDADNTPERKALHYLVAEIMNDEKLGAVIGKFRTRNRDASLLTRFINIETLSFQWMAQAGRWRLFKLCTIPGTNFIIRRHIIEKIGGWDVKAIAEDTEISFRIYMMGYRIKFQPKSVTWEQEPQTLRVWFKQRTRWAKGNIYVIVKNVKLLFDRSAKRVRFDIFYFISIYFLLLSSLITSDILLILNALGYVQTTIAGFSLSLWMLAIVLFIVGTFLTIMTEKGEMGFSNFLIIILMYLSYCQLWMVVAAYGMYTFVKDQIFKREVKWYKTERY; this comes from the coding sequence ATGACATTCGCAGACATATTAATGCTGATCTCGGTGATCTGTATCTGGTCTCTGCTCCTTGTGAATGTCGTTCTAATCATTGCGGGTTATCTTTATTATGTACAAGTTGAGAACGAACCAGATATGGAATTAGAGGGGGAGTTGCCTTTCGTATCTATCATGGTTCCGGCACATAATGAAGGGATCGTTATTACCAAGACGGTTGAATCTCTCTTAGCTTTAGATTATCCCCATGATCGATATGAAATTATTGTTATTAATGATAACTCTACGGATGATAGCAGCGAGCTGTTGGGTCAGTTGCAAATAAGATATTCAAAGCGTCAATTAATCATCATGAATACGGATTCAGTTACAGGCGGTAAAGGGAAATCAAATGCACTAAATATCGGCTTTGCGCAAAGTAAAGGAGAACTTATTGCTATTTATGATGCGGATAACACTCCGGAGAGGAAAGCATTGCATTATTTAGTGGCAGAGATTATGAATGACGAGAAATTAGGAGCCGTTATTGGTAAATTTCGAACAAGAAATCGAGATGCTAGTTTATTAACACGATTTATTAATATAGAGACTTTATCATTTCAATGGATGGCACAAGCAGGACGATGGAGATTGTTTAAATTGTGTACTATACCGGGGACCAACTTTATAATCCGACGCCATATAATTGAGAAAATTGGCGGTTGGGATGTGAAAGCGATCGCGGAGGATACTGAGATTAGCTTTCGAATCTATATGATGGGTTATCGAATCAAATTTCAGCCGAAATCAGTTACATGGGAACAGGAACCACAGACTCTGAGGGTATGGTTCAAGCAACGAACACGTTGGGCTAAGGGCAATATATACGTTATCGTGAAGAATGTAAAATTACTTTTTGACCGCTCGGCAAAGCGTGTTCGTTTCGATATCTTTTATTTCATATCCATCTACTTTTTATTGCTGTCCTCATTAATTACTTCTGATATATTACTAATTCTAAATGCGCTAGGTTATGTCCAAACAACGATTGCAGGATTTAGTCTATCTCTATGGATGTTAGCAATTGTTCTATTTATAGTTGGAACCTTTTTAACGATTATGACGGAAAAAGGTGAGATGGGATTCTCTAACTTTCTGATCATCATCCTAATGTACCTATCGTATTGTCAGTTATGGATGGTAGTTGCAGCATATGGAATGTATACATTTGTAAAGGATCAAATATTTAAACGAGAAGTGAAATGGTATAAAACCGAGCGTTATTAA
- a CDS encoding cellulose biosynthesis cyclic di-GMP-binding regulatory protein BcsB translates to MIKRLMVVMIFCLSLVFVQSGQVLAQGVETNVLQNYDLSITSTNVSLSGRIASKDFFFQVPDYWKVDHLKFNLDYKVSPLILNNQSSVTLTMNGTHFYSFRPSGNEAKEQQLSITIPNDLIIAGTNTLSIEGHIQTSDKELDVCTNEDDRDSWLQIYNTSSISLQHTNIALDGSISGFNKYFTGMDVMKSGQSAIVVPEQSESTELEAAVYALTGFTKANSLEDKMIPILSYNSKAIPSKKAVVVVSLYDHLSDQLKNLLTDQDFKQTALIQLVNKDKQPTLVITSQNSELLVKAGRFVANTSLMEQIDSHMKVITQDTVVATPVTTIDRNVTLTENGDTLKGWGHQEISYFVSLPSNRTISDASKISIDLRYAQNLDFNRSMVTVLLNDIPIGSKKLTTELAEGDTITLPIPKNLNISGNFNITVALDLELLNEKCFRNQDQMPWAFITRDSLLKLNTTEQTELLFNNYPYPFIRDGSYNRVAVVMPSDRDDFTYLAVSNIFNLLGRSIEGNMGEVQFFENTAEASDLSDRNIITIGTYQNNKVIADHNQSLYFKYGSDGSGFLSNEKVSIDVDYGKRIGTLQLIQSPYEAGHGFMAVTGPSSDVYYLASKLIATDEEIWKIYGDAVLTDKDGNIDAYRFKTETAPVQTSLLDQVTQRADIVGFMVSMILVLVLVLVSLILIIRKHRKKGSRRS, encoded by the coding sequence ATGATTAAACGATTAATGGTTGTGATGATATTCTGTTTGTCATTGGTATTCGTACAGTCTGGACAAGTTCTTGCGCAAGGCGTTGAAACTAATGTTCTACAGAACTATGATTTATCCATTACGAGTACAAATGTTTCATTATCAGGAAGAATAGCATCAAAGGATTTCTTTTTTCAGGTGCCAGATTATTGGAAGGTTGATCATTTAAAGTTCAATTTAGACTATAAAGTTTCACCATTAATCCTTAATAATCAGTCTAGTGTAACATTAACAATGAATGGTACGCATTTCTATTCCTTCAGGCCTTCTGGCAATGAAGCAAAGGAACAACAATTATCAATCACAATACCGAATGATCTTATCATTGCAGGTACCAATACATTGTCAATCGAAGGTCATATTCAAACGTCAGATAAGGAATTGGATGTTTGTACCAACGAAGATGATCGAGATAGCTGGTTACAAATATATAATACTTCAAGTATTTCATTACAACATACTAATATAGCCTTGGATGGGAGTATTAGTGGATTTAATAAATACTTTACGGGAATGGATGTAATGAAGTCTGGCCAGAGTGCCATTGTTGTCCCTGAACAAAGTGAATCCACGGAGTTGGAGGCAGCAGTCTATGCTCTAACAGGATTTACTAAAGCGAATAGCTTGGAAGATAAGATGATCCCTATATTGTCATATAACTCAAAAGCAATTCCTAGCAAGAAGGCTGTAGTTGTTGTTTCTTTATACGATCATCTATCAGATCAATTGAAGAATCTTTTGACTGACCAAGATTTCAAACAAACGGCCTTGATTCAATTAGTGAATAAGGATAAACAGCCGACATTAGTGATTACTTCTCAGAATTCTGAGTTACTTGTTAAGGCTGGAAGATTTGTTGCCAACACCTCTTTGATGGAACAAATAGATAGTCATATGAAAGTCATAACTCAGGATACGGTTGTTGCAACTCCAGTAACTACTATAGATAGAAATGTAACTTTAACTGAAAACGGAGATACCTTAAAGGGATGGGGTCATCAAGAGATAAGTTATTTTGTCTCTTTGCCATCTAATCGTACAATTTCGGATGCTAGTAAGATTAGTATTGATTTACGATATGCACAGAATCTCGATTTTAATCGATCTATGGTAACGGTTCTTCTGAATGACATACCCATTGGTAGCAAGAAGCTAACGACAGAATTAGCTGAGGGAGATACGATCACCTTACCTATTCCGAAAAATCTAAATATTTCAGGTAACTTTAATATTACAGTTGCTTTAGATCTAGAACTATTAAATGAGAAATGTTTCAGGAATCAAGATCAGATGCCGTGGGCTTTTATTACGAGAGATTCGTTGTTAAAGCTAAATACGACGGAGCAAACAGAACTACTATTTAATAACTATCCGTATCCATTTATCCGAGATGGTAGCTATAACCGAGTGGCAGTTGTGATGCCTTCAGATCGAGATGATTTTACGTATCTAGCGGTTTCTAATATTTTTAATTTATTAGGAAGAAGTATCGAAGGGAATATGGGAGAAGTTCAATTCTTCGAAAATACGGCAGAGGCAAGTGATTTGTCTGATCGTAACATTATCACGATAGGAACTTATCAGAATAATAAAGTAATTGCTGATCATAACCAAAGTCTATATTTTAAATATGGATCGGATGGATCTGGTTTTCTATCTAATGAAAAGGTAAGTATAGATGTTGATTACGGTAAGCGTATCGGTACATTACAGTTAATTCAATCGCCTTACGAAGCAGGACATGGTTTCATGGCGGTGACAGGTCCAAGCTCGGATGTATACTATCTAGCTTCAAAATTGATCGCTACTGATGAAGAGATCTGGAAGATCTATGGTGATGCCGTACTCACAGATAAGGATGGCAACATTGACGCTTATCGATTCAAGACAGAAACGGCCCCAGTACAAACATCTTTATTGGATCAAGTGACACAACGAGCAGATATCGTAGGTTTTATGGTATCTATGATACTGGTTCTAGTATTAGTATTGGTTTCACTAATTCTAATCATTCGCAAACATAGAAAGAAAGGGAGCAGAAGATCATGA
- a CDS encoding diguanylate cyclase domain-containing protein — MKRNQSSLLSDVAFLLLFIICFICIVFTSGDPDHYIQNIIFLNIAFLIAIVTYFTSLTLGLILSIIFIFGCGTFTLYQSLIQGVSVGYGNYFWLIMTPVITAVTSILTRTNKLLQEENELLLKSNNSLATMDENTNLKNSRSFQQDATVFMALSTRYNIPLTLLVINVKYWDELRRLTSEEEMTSLMYDVSVLSQTSIRTNDTLYIFEKENPIWGLLLFTDRQGANIVIDRIKQNVENLNSGDYTKKYSVELNLKVGAMEYDSDNILTPLDFIVSARKQLEFDV; from the coding sequence ATGAAAAGAAATCAAAGTAGTCTTCTATCTGATGTCGCCTTCCTCTTGCTGTTTATCATTTGTTTCATTTGTATTGTGTTCACCTCAGGTGACCCAGATCATTATATTCAAAATATAATATTTTTAAATATAGCTTTTTTAATTGCGATCGTAACTTATTTTACGAGCCTTACGTTGGGGCTGATTCTGAGTATTATATTTATATTCGGTTGTGGTACCTTTACGTTATACCAGAGTTTGATTCAAGGGGTGTCTGTTGGGTATGGGAATTACTTTTGGTTGATCATGACACCAGTGATCACCGCAGTCACGTCGATACTTACTCGCACCAATAAATTATTACAGGAAGAAAATGAACTTTTGTTAAAAAGCAATAATTCACTTGCAACGATGGATGAGAATACCAATTTAAAAAACAGTAGATCTTTTCAACAAGATGCGACTGTTTTCATGGCACTTTCTACTCGTTACAACATCCCACTAACCTTGTTAGTCATCAACGTGAAGTATTGGGACGAGTTGCGGCGTTTGACGAGTGAAGAAGAAATGACATCATTGATGTATGATGTTTCGGTATTAAGTCAAACAAGTATTCGTACGAATGACACATTGTATATTTTTGAGAAGGAGAATCCGATTTGGGGATTATTATTATTTACGGATCGTCAAGGAGCTAATATTGTGATTGACCGGATTAAGCAAAATGTAGAGAATTTAAATTCTGGAGACTACACCAAAAAATATTCTGTGGAGCTGAACCTTAAGGTGGGAGCCATGGAATATGATTCAGATAACATTCTTACACCACTTGATTTCATTGTGTCGGCAAGAAAGCAACTTGAGTTCGATGTATAA
- a CDS encoding YncE family protein has product MAQLKLITRIRLTEEIGTIKLNPITNMVYFTNQDAGVGTVGVLDANRNRIIARVKVGRMPTDLEINPRTNRIYISNFRDGTVSVISGRTNRVIKTVKVGYRPDTMGINIRKNRIYVTRASGRLSVLEGKTNRVRNTIQIGGRPSEIAINEKTNRIYVTNTVKNSVSTINGNTQAVITSIKVGKNPVIPPALNIITNRIYVANNLSQFLSVINGRTNKLMQNIHLGHLQSDIVANPRMNQIYVSSAQVEGPGKLFIINGHTNKIVTTMTLPTFSNLFVNPITNHLIISDFDKNRLIVYNASSLKRIAVFPTVAGNITLNPVTNKLYVGGNRSITVIQDAI; this is encoded by the coding sequence ATGGCACAACTAAAATTGATTACCAGAATTCGCCTAACTGAAGAGATCGGAACCATCAAATTAAATCCCATAACCAACATGGTATATTTCACCAACCAGGACGCTGGTGTGGGAACTGTTGGGGTTCTAGATGCTAACAGAAATCGGATCATCGCCCGTGTGAAAGTAGGAAGAATGCCGACTGATCTGGAAATCAATCCGCGAACAAATCGTATATATATTTCCAATTTTCGCGATGGGACTGTCTCTGTAATAAGCGGGCGTACAAACCGTGTCATCAAAACAGTCAAAGTGGGCTACCGACCTGATACGATGGGTATCAACATTCGCAAAAATCGAATTTATGTGACGAGGGCATCTGGGAGACTTTCTGTACTAGAAGGGAAAACAAACCGAGTACGAAACACGATCCAAATCGGTGGCCGCCCTTCCGAAATTGCCATCAATGAGAAGACAAATCGCATTTATGTAACAAATACAGTAAAGAACTCCGTATCTACCATTAATGGCAACACACAAGCTGTAATTACGTCCATAAAAGTAGGCAAAAATCCTGTTATTCCACCCGCACTCAATATCATCACCAATCGTATTTATGTCGCTAACAACCTAAGCCAGTTTCTCTCGGTCATTAACGGTCGCACTAACAAGTTAATGCAGAATATACATTTAGGCCATCTGCAAAGTGATATCGTTGCTAACCCTCGAATGAACCAAATTTATGTGTCAAGCGCACAAGTTGAAGGTCCGGGAAAACTCTTCATTATAAACGGACATACCAACAAAATCGTCACCACGATGACTTTACCGACTTTCTCAAATTTATTCGTGAACCCGATTACGAATCATTTGATAATCAGTGACTTCGACAAGAATAGGCTAATCGTCTATAACGCAAGCTCACTTAAGCGGATCGCTGTATTTCCCACAGTCGCAGGTAATATCACTCTAAACCCAGTAACCAATAAGCTCTACGTCGGGGGTAATCGTTCTATCACAGTCATTCAAGATGCTATCTGA